In the Kribbella sp. NBC_00482 genome, one interval contains:
- a CDS encoding DUF6318 family protein, whose translation MTCRYRPTTAFLACLSTTALLAACGQGSPEAGHPNTAPPPATAADTSTGAAIQSASKPTPSTAPGEPPERPTGARGVTLAAADQFVRYYSDLLNYASATGDTSPMLAESEAGCENCKSYAKFVAQANAANGLLKGNYLEKVTDVPELYRGESGRLGGSATVAVGAYVSRQSKSATAVSVEATKYTREFALSPQDGNWVMYEMELKKQ comes from the coding sequence GTGACGTGCCGCTACCGGCCAACCACCGCGTTCCTGGCCTGCCTCAGCACCACCGCACTACTAGCCGCCTGCGGCCAAGGCAGCCCCGAAGCAGGCCACCCCAACACAGCCCCGCCGCCGGCCACGGCCGCGGACACGTCGACGGGCGCAGCGATTCAGTCAGCCTCCAAGCCGACTCCATCGACGGCCCCGGGCGAGCCACCCGAGCGCCCCACGGGCGCCAGGGGCGTCACGCTCGCGGCGGCCGACCAGTTCGTTCGCTATTACAGCGACTTGCTGAATTACGCTTCGGCGACGGGCGACACCTCGCCGATGCTCGCTGAGAGTGAGGCAGGCTGTGAGAATTGCAAGTCATATGCGAAGTTCGTAGCTCAAGCAAACGCCGCTAACGGCCTACTCAAAGGCAACTACCTCGAGAAGGTCACCGACGTCCCGGAGCTTTACCGTGGTGAGAGCGGACGCTTGGGCGGTTCAGCCACTGTCGCTGTCGGGGCCTACGTCAGCAGGCAATCGAAGAGTGCGACCGCGGTCAGCGTAGAAGCCACGAAGTACACCCGAGAGTTCGCATTGTCCCCGCAGGACGGAAACTGGGTTATGTACGAAATGGAACTCAAGAAGCAATGA
- a CDS encoding PKD domain-containing protein — protein MSIGRIILTVGSLVASSLLAANAAFAAPDAVPRSVTAAGSGSPTKPSEPTPTVTTDREREALRLKGTQRKQESRVEDPPPPKSERKKPRTPTDSTPTREQRAKTSDARRDLRIHDAGCRPTEMQGKVEGPNDCGEPDEPKPTERAIARRTVRPEPKDVTWEQIRSEAKDLTFPGLSVKVQPDGRTLVNLETIVYTEDSKVSTATVTLLGFPVVVQATPVSYTWNFGDGSPALTTSTPGKPYPSKEVTHKYMKRGAVGLTLTTSYAARFNVAGTGWQYVTGTIPVTGPTTPLQVREAIPVLVDPDR, from the coding sequence ATGAGTATCGGAAGAATAATACTCACCGTCGGTTCGCTCGTGGCGTCGAGCTTGCTGGCCGCGAACGCGGCATTCGCCGCGCCGGACGCTGTTCCGCGCTCGGTGACAGCCGCCGGTTCCGGTTCACCGACAAAGCCATCCGAGCCGACGCCGACTGTGACCACCGATCGCGAGCGAGAGGCCCTACGGCTGAAGGGCACACAACGCAAACAGGAGTCTCGCGTCGAGGACCCTCCCCCACCGAAGTCCGAGCGCAAGAAACCCAGGACTCCGACGGACAGCACGCCGACGCGAGAACAGCGAGCAAAGACCTCGGATGCAAGGCGAGACCTGCGCATTCACGACGCCGGATGCAGGCCGACAGAAATGCAGGGCAAGGTCGAAGGTCCAAATGATTGCGGCGAGCCGGATGAGCCGAAGCCCACTGAGCGCGCGATCGCACGTCGGACCGTGCGACCAGAACCGAAGGACGTGACTTGGGAGCAGATTCGTTCGGAGGCGAAGGATTTGACCTTCCCAGGGCTCTCGGTGAAGGTGCAGCCTGATGGGCGAACGTTGGTGAACCTGGAGACGATCGTCTACACCGAGGACAGCAAGGTCTCGACGGCGACAGTGACGTTGCTTGGATTCCCCGTGGTGGTCCAGGCGACGCCTGTCAGTTACACCTGGAATTTCGGCGACGGCAGCCCAGCGCTCACGACGAGCACTCCCGGCAAGCCGTACCCGTCGAAGGAGGTCACCCACAAGTACATGAAGCGTGGCGCCGTCGGGCTCACGCTGACGACCAGCTACGCCGCGCGTTTCAACGTTGCCGGCACCGGCTGGCAGTACGTCACCGGCACGATTCCGGTAACCGGTCCGACCACACCACTGCAGGTCCGCGAAGCCATCCCCGTCCTCGTAGACCCAGACCGCTGA
- a CDS encoding DUF6318 family protein encodes MTHRNRPTPKLLACLATTALLASCGQASPEAGRPNTAPPTASSSGGQPSSGSTTAATSSTPAAPPSRPTAAVGLSLAAGEAFVRHYVDLMNYASQTGDGAPLLAESEAGCEGCKQYADFAAKINAANGALSGDYLERVAEVTGLARGSNSNRLFGTAAVTIGSYTTKNSPTAKPVTSKPRSYTEKVALSPSNGNWIMYEIKLEERQP; translated from the coding sequence GTGACACACCGCAACAGGCCAACCCCCAAACTCCTGGCCTGCCTAGCCACCACCGCCCTACTGGCCTCCTGCGGCCAGGCAAGCCCGGAGGCCGGCCGCCCCAACACGGCCCCGCCAACGGCATCCTCGTCTGGCGGTCAGCCATCCAGCGGATCGACCACTGCAGCGACGAGTAGTACGCCAGCAGCTCCGCCCTCCCGGCCTACAGCCGCCGTCGGTCTCTCGCTTGCCGCAGGTGAGGCGTTCGTCCGGCACTACGTCGACTTGATGAACTACGCCTCCCAAACCGGCGACGGTGCGCCCCTCCTCGCCGAGAGCGAGGCCGGCTGCGAGGGTTGCAAGCAGTACGCCGACTTCGCGGCAAAGATCAATGCGGCCAACGGCGCGCTCAGCGGAGATTATCTCGAGCGCGTAGCCGAGGTGACCGGACTAGCTCGTGGGAGTAACAGCAACCGCCTGTTCGGCACCGCGGCAGTCACGATCGGCTCGTACACGACAAAGAACTCGCCGACCGCGAAGCCGGTTACGAGCAAGCCGAGGAGCTACACCGAGAAGGTCGCGCTCTCTCCGAGCAATGGCAACTGGATCATGTACGAGATCAAACTAGAAGAACGCCAGCCATGA
- the mshD gene encoding mycothiol synthase has product MTLEAVPSPLPSATAAAVTELARAAAHSDGVNPLSERTLLHLDGEHPGDVHVLAYEGDPGTIEVSGLQSARNLVGYGALSPDGSAELFVAPSARRNGFGTALLRILLDHGGARTSVWAHGRLPGSDELAHRLNLEVTRELYFLRRTRADLPEPVWPDGIAVRTFVPGQDDAAWLKVNAAAFADHPEQGSWTTADLTERLQQPWFDPNGFFLAVDSTTGAIAGYHWTKVEDGVGEVYVVGVSPTHQGQGLGKALTLQGLHHLQATRNLDEIVLYVDGTNIPARALYTSLNFTTAALDVQYTPAPAPL; this is encoded by the coding sequence GTGACCCTCGAAGCCGTTCCCTCACCGTTGCCCTCGGCCACTGCCGCCGCCGTCACGGAACTCGCTCGCGCCGCAGCGCACAGCGACGGCGTCAACCCGCTCTCCGAACGCACCCTCCTGCACCTCGACGGCGAACACCCCGGCGACGTCCACGTCCTCGCCTACGAAGGCGATCCAGGCACCATCGAGGTCAGCGGCCTGCAGAGCGCCCGCAACCTGGTCGGGTACGGCGCCTTGTCCCCCGACGGCTCCGCCGAACTCTTCGTCGCCCCGTCCGCCCGCCGCAACGGCTTCGGTACGGCGCTCCTCCGCATCCTTCTCGACCACGGCGGCGCCCGTACCAGCGTCTGGGCCCACGGCCGCCTGCCCGGCTCCGACGAACTGGCCCACCGCCTCAACCTCGAGGTCACCCGGGAGCTCTACTTCCTGCGCCGTACCAGGGCCGACCTCCCAGAACCCGTCTGGCCCGACGGCATCGCCGTACGCACGTTCGTCCCCGGACAGGACGACGCCGCCTGGCTGAAGGTCAACGCAGCCGCCTTCGCCGACCACCCCGAGCAAGGCAGCTGGACCACCGCCGACCTGACCGAACGCCTCCAACAACCGTGGTTCGACCCCAACGGCTTCTTCCTGGCCGTCGACTCCACCACCGGAGCGATCGCCGGCTACCACTGGACCAAGGTCGAGGACGGCGTAGGCGAGGTGTACGTCGTAGGCGTATCCCCCACCCACCAAGGCCAGGGCCTAGGCAAAGCCCTAACCCTCCAAGGCCTCCACCACCTCCAAGCCACTCGCAACCTGGACGAGATAGTCCTCTACGTGGACGGCACCAACATCCCAGCCCGAGCCCTCTACACCTCCCTGAACTTCACCACCGCCGCCCTGGACGTCCAATACACCCCCGCACCCGCACCCCTGTGA
- a CDS encoding bifunctional metallophosphatase/5'-nucleotidase: MAITGRGRARLGGRRAVGLLVTGTAVALALAAGGSVSQAGAATQDAATQDAATQNAATQAKKPKPTHSQIQLLAINDFHGNLEPASGSSGNINGIPAGGAAYLATHLKDLRAAAKAKGQDSVTVAAGDLIGASPLLSAAFHDEPTVEALNGMGLEAASVGNHEFDEGWHELLRMQTGGCLPDGDGANNQNSCPDAAHPFEGAKFKYLSANVFFENTRKTLFAPYTIKTFKDGKKVGFIGMTLENTPNIVTKSGVEGLTFKDEVDTANALVPVLKKKGVESIVVLLHEGGFPVDPKAYNSCPGISGPIMDINANLDPEIDAIISGHTHQGYNCSLPDKDNKPRLVTSASSFGRLVTDVRLSIDNATGDVDRVNTLANNQIITQDVVQDPKTAALIAKYKALVAPIENKVIGHITTPSVVRTPDDSLESPLGNLIADAQLADPSVVTGGKTPVAAFMNPGGIRADLASTNGEVTFGKAFTVQPFNNFLVSMDMTGTQIKALLEQQFSGVNGPDAPKFKVLQVAGITYTWNPAAAAGSKVVAGSIKIGGQPLVDGTSYRIVTNNFLSDGGDGFPAFTTATNKFFGGLDIDAFANYLTAHDPYTPVATDRISVGS, encoded by the coding sequence ATGGCCATCACAGGACGTGGCAGGGCACGGTTGGGGGGACGGCGGGCGGTCGGACTGCTCGTCACCGGGACGGCCGTGGCGCTCGCGTTGGCCGCGGGGGGATCCGTGAGCCAGGCAGGAGCCGCGACGCAAGACGCGGCTACGCAGGATGCGGCCACGCAGAATGCGGCGACCCAGGCGAAGAAGCCGAAGCCGACGCACAGCCAGATCCAGCTGCTCGCGATCAACGACTTCCACGGCAACCTGGAGCCCGCGTCGGGGTCCAGCGGCAACATCAACGGCATCCCGGCGGGCGGCGCGGCGTACCTCGCCACGCATCTGAAGGACCTCCGGGCCGCCGCGAAGGCGAAGGGCCAGGACTCGGTCACGGTTGCGGCCGGTGACCTGATCGGCGCCTCGCCGCTGCTGTCGGCCGCGTTCCACGACGAGCCGACGGTCGAAGCGCTGAACGGGATGGGACTCGAGGCTGCGTCGGTGGGCAACCACGAGTTCGACGAGGGCTGGCACGAGCTGCTCCGGATGCAGACCGGCGGCTGCCTGCCGGACGGCGACGGGGCGAACAACCAGAACTCCTGCCCGGACGCGGCGCACCCGTTCGAGGGCGCGAAGTTCAAGTACCTCTCCGCGAACGTGTTCTTCGAGAACACCCGGAAGACCCTGTTCGCGCCGTACACGATCAAGACCTTCAAGGACGGCAAGAAGGTCGGCTTCATCGGTATGACGCTGGAGAACACGCCGAACATCGTGACCAAGTCCGGCGTCGAGGGGCTGACCTTCAAGGACGAGGTCGACACTGCGAACGCGCTGGTCCCGGTGCTGAAGAAGAAGGGCGTGGAGTCGATCGTCGTGCTGCTGCACGAGGGCGGCTTCCCGGTCGACCCGAAGGCGTACAACAGCTGCCCGGGGATCTCCGGCCCGATCATGGACATCAACGCCAACCTGGACCCGGAGATCGACGCGATCATCTCCGGCCACACCCACCAGGGCTACAACTGCTCGCTGCCGGACAAGGACAACAAGCCGCGGCTCGTCACCAGCGCCTCGTCGTTCGGCCGGCTCGTGACCGACGTCCGGTTGAGCATCGACAACGCGACCGGCGACGTCGACCGGGTCAACACACTGGCGAACAACCAGATCATCACCCAGGACGTCGTGCAGGACCCGAAGACCGCGGCCCTGATCGCCAAGTACAAGGCGCTCGTCGCCCCGATCGAGAACAAGGTGATCGGCCACATCACCACCCCGTCGGTGGTGCGGACACCTGACGATTCGCTCGAGTCGCCGCTGGGCAACCTGATCGCGGACGCGCAGTTGGCCGACCCGAGCGTCGTGACCGGCGGGAAGACGCCGGTCGCGGCGTTCATGAACCCGGGCGGCATCCGCGCCGACCTGGCGTCCACCAACGGTGAGGTCACCTTCGGGAAGGCCTTCACCGTGCAGCCGTTCAACAACTTCCTGGTCTCGATGGACATGACCGGGACGCAGATCAAGGCCCTGCTGGAGCAGCAGTTCTCCGGGGTGAACGGCCCGGACGCACCGAAGTTCAAGGTGCTCCAGGTCGCGGGCATCACCTACACCTGGAACCCGGCCGCCGCGGCGGGCTCGAAGGTGGTGGCCGGCTCGATCAAGATCGGCGGGCAGCCGCTGGTCGACGGTACGTCGTACCGCATCGTCACGAACAACTTCCTCTCGGACGGCGGTGACGGCTTCCCGGCCTTCACCACCGCGACGAACAAGTTCTTCGGTGGGCTGGACATCGATGCGTTCGCCAACTACCTGACCGCGCACGACCCGTACACGCCGGTCGCGACCGACCGCATCTCCGTCGGTTCCTGA
- a CDS encoding response regulator transcription factor: protein MSTLLLLTNALQASTEVLPSLALLPHQIRILPAEVSALVDAPDADAVLLDARRDLVAVRSASRLIRTTGIDVPLILVVTEGGLTAVNADWGADDVLLDTAGPAEIEARLRLVIGRLAATRNDEPESTLIRSGDVVIDEASYTAKLNGRALDLTYKEFELFKFLAQHPGRVFTREQLLQEVWGYDYFGGTRTVDVHVRRLRAKLGPEHEALIGTVRNVGYRFVVPPAPAAREPAEAKS, encoded by the coding sequence GTGAGCACGTTGCTTCTGCTGACGAACGCCCTGCAGGCCTCCACCGAGGTCCTGCCGTCGCTCGCCCTGCTCCCCCACCAGATCCGCATCCTGCCGGCCGAGGTCTCGGCGCTGGTGGATGCGCCGGACGCCGACGCCGTGCTGCTCGACGCCCGCCGCGACCTGGTCGCCGTCCGGAGCGCCTCCCGGCTGATCCGCACGACCGGTATCGACGTACCGCTGATCCTGGTCGTCACCGAGGGCGGCCTGACCGCGGTGAACGCCGACTGGGGCGCGGACGACGTACTGCTCGACACCGCCGGCCCGGCCGAGATCGAGGCCCGGCTGCGACTCGTCATCGGCCGCCTCGCCGCGACCCGCAACGACGAGCCCGAGTCCACGCTGATCCGCAGCGGCGACGTCGTGATCGACGAGGCGTCGTACACCGCGAAGCTCAACGGCCGGGCGCTCGACCTGACGTACAAGGAGTTCGAGCTCTTCAAGTTCCTCGCGCAGCACCCGGGCCGGGTGTTCACGCGGGAGCAGCTGCTCCAGGAGGTCTGGGGCTACGACTACTTCGGCGGTACGCGGACGGTCGACGTGCACGTACGGCGTCTGCGCGCGAAGCTCGGCCCCGAGCACGAGGCCCTGATCGGCACCGTCCGGAACGTCGGCTACCGCTTCGTGGTCCCGCCGGCGCCCGCGGCACGCGAGCCTGCCGAAGCGAAGTCCTGA
- a CDS encoding MoaD/ThiS family protein gives MPEVTIRYFAAARSAAGESSATAEAGSIRDLVTTVSTDRPELARVLSICTFLLDGERAEPGTPLTQGALVDALPPFAGG, from the coding sequence ATGCCGGAAGTGACCATCAGGTACTTCGCTGCCGCACGCTCGGCCGCCGGGGAGTCGTCGGCGACCGCCGAGGCGGGCTCGATCCGCGATCTGGTCACGACCGTTTCGACCGATCGGCCGGAGCTGGCGCGGGTGCTGTCGATCTGCACGTTCCTCCTGGACGGCGAGCGCGCCGAACCGGGCACACCGCTCACCCAGGGCGCCCTGGTCGACGCCCTCCCGCCCTTCGCGGGCGGCTGA
- the arfB gene encoding alternative ribosome rescue aminoacyl-tRNA hydrolase ArfB, whose protein sequence is MESGLTVRSGVVIPEAELTWRFSRSSGPGGQSVNTTDSRVELSFDVAGTSALSDVLKTRAVERLQSRLVDGVVTIGASEYKSQWRNREAARERLAVLIREAIAPPPRKRRPTKPSKGSVRRRLDDKKRRGQTKRLRGRPDD, encoded by the coding sequence GTGGAGAGTGGACTGACCGTGCGGTCGGGAGTGGTGATTCCCGAGGCAGAGCTGACGTGGCGGTTCTCACGGTCGAGCGGACCGGGCGGGCAGTCCGTGAACACCACGGACAGCCGGGTCGAGCTGAGCTTCGACGTGGCGGGTACGTCGGCGTTGAGCGACGTACTGAAGACACGGGCGGTGGAGCGGCTCCAGTCGCGGCTGGTCGACGGGGTCGTGACGATCGGCGCGTCGGAGTACAAGTCGCAGTGGCGCAACCGGGAGGCCGCGCGGGAACGGCTGGCCGTGCTGATCCGGGAGGCGATCGCTCCACCGCCCCGGAAACGGCGGCCGACCAAGCCGAGCAAGGGGTCCGTACGGCGCCGGCTGGACGACAAGAAGCGCCGCGGCCAGACGAAGCGACTCCGCGGACGGCCGGACGACTGA
- a CDS encoding HIT family protein — MDACVFCGLISADSARWIAKEDAAVAFLPLPGEEIAPGHTLVVPRRHTTAGLLDAQPGDLTLVMDLAQRIAQKMVATLGATGVCLLNASGPGSGRSVDHLHLHVVPRYPGDGDDSLPWPTGRSRHRLAVDPQVLLST, encoded by the coding sequence ATGGATGCCTGTGTCTTCTGCGGCCTGATCTCCGCCGATTCGGCCCGCTGGATCGCCAAGGAGGACGCGGCGGTCGCGTTCCTCCCGTTGCCCGGTGAGGAGATCGCTCCGGGGCACACGCTGGTGGTGCCGCGGCGTCACACCACCGCAGGTCTCCTGGACGCGCAGCCGGGTGACCTGACCCTGGTGATGGACCTGGCTCAGCGCATCGCACAGAAGATGGTGGCGACGCTCGGCGCGACCGGTGTCTGTCTGCTGAACGCCAGTGGGCCCGGCTCCGGCCGCAGTGTCGACCACCTCCACCTGCACGTGGTCCCGCGGTACCCGGGCGACGGAGACGACAGCCTGCCCTGGCCGACCGGGCGTTCACGCCACCGCCTCGCTGTGGATCCGCAGGTGCTTCTCAGCACGTGA
- a CDS encoding TlpA family protein disulfide reductase: MSLGLWVLVAAVVAGVGLSVLKAWVDGRFRGKSEDDVERVTAAELGGELGERATLLQFSSAFCAPCRVTRRTLAEVEGMLDGVRHVELDAESHLELVRRLDILRTPTTLVLDSTGAVVKRASGAPRKPDVIAALAVAIDRQPS, encoded by the coding sequence GTGAGTCTTGGGCTGTGGGTACTCGTCGCGGCGGTGGTAGCCGGCGTGGGGCTGAGTGTGCTCAAGGCCTGGGTCGACGGGCGGTTTCGCGGGAAGAGCGAGGACGACGTGGAGCGGGTGACGGCCGCGGAGTTGGGCGGGGAGCTGGGCGAGCGGGCGACGCTGCTGCAGTTCTCATCGGCGTTCTGTGCGCCGTGCCGGGTCACGCGGCGGACGCTGGCCGAGGTCGAGGGCATGCTCGACGGAGTGCGCCACGTGGAGCTGGACGCCGAGTCCCACCTGGAGCTGGTACGCCGGCTGGACATCCTGCGTACGCCGACCACGCTGGTGCTCGACAGCACCGGAGCCGTGGTGAAGCGCGCCAGTGGAGCGCCGCGGAAGCCGGACGTGATTGCCGCCCTCGCCGTCGCGATCGACCGCCAGCCGAGCTGA
- a CDS encoding RDD family protein, with product MSSQVAGWYDDPEDPTQQRYWDGSAWTDQRRPQEGPPPFQGQFGQSKTQDFPKYGQTAEHGQVYGGGGPAQSPSQFGQQPSQQAPQQGGYPAYPQSGQGFAYQGRNSGTTPDGQMLSGWWRRVFARIIDSIIAWFIALPLTGYFYYQSSKVMNSWVEDVLDAARAGSSTPVSMPPEVFKYAIPASLIGALVVFVYEYLFLVAKGRTPGKMATGIAVRLRETPGKPPRGAVAKRGGLILALNLAGAIPVVGLFASLALLLNYLWPLWDDKKQALHDKVAGTNVVRV from the coding sequence GTGAGCTCTCAAGTAGCAGGTTGGTACGACGACCCTGAGGACCCGACCCAGCAGCGGTACTGGGACGGCAGCGCCTGGACGGATCAGCGTCGGCCGCAGGAGGGCCCACCGCCGTTCCAGGGGCAGTTCGGTCAGTCGAAGACGCAGGACTTCCCGAAGTACGGGCAGACCGCGGAGCACGGACAGGTGTACGGCGGCGGCGGTCCGGCTCAGTCACCGTCGCAGTTCGGCCAGCAGCCCTCGCAGCAGGCCCCGCAGCAGGGCGGCTACCCGGCGTACCCGCAGAGCGGACAGGGCTTCGCCTACCAGGGGCGGAATTCCGGCACCACCCCGGACGGTCAGATGCTGTCGGGTTGGTGGCGCCGTGTCTTCGCGCGCATCATCGACTCGATCATCGCCTGGTTCATTGCCTTGCCGCTGACCGGCTACTTCTACTACCAGTCCAGCAAGGTGATGAACTCGTGGGTGGAGGACGTCCTGGACGCCGCCCGCGCCGGTAGCTCGACCCCGGTCTCGATGCCGCCCGAGGTGTTCAAGTACGCCATCCCGGCGTCCCTGATCGGGGCCTTGGTCGTGTTCGTCTACGAGTACCTGTTCCTGGTCGCCAAGGGCCGCACTCCCGGCAAGATGGCGACCGGGATCGCGGTCCGGCTGCGGGAGACGCCGGGCAAGCCGCCGCGCGGCGCCGTGGCGAAGCGCGGTGGGCTCATCCTCGCCCTGAACCTGGCCGGCGCGATCCCGGTCGTCGGCCTGTTCGCCTCCCTCGCTCTGCTGCTCAACTACCTCTGGCCGCTCTGGGACGACAAGAAGCAGGCGCTGCACGACAAGGTCGCCGGGACCAACGTGGTCCGCGTCTGA
- a CDS encoding DUF4395 domain-containing protein produces the protein MSEQQAAQQVDPRGLRFAAGVTTVVLALTLVLNNPWPLAVQAVVFAISVAFGVSASPYGLLFKRLVRPRLGPPKELEDAAPPRFAQLVGLVFAVVGLAGYLTGLTVLGVVATGFALVAAFVNAAVGLCLGCEAYLLIHRIRTPTTATN, from the coding sequence ATGTCCGAACAACAGGCGGCACAACAGGTCGATCCGCGCGGTCTCCGGTTCGCTGCCGGCGTGACCACGGTCGTCCTGGCCCTGACGCTCGTACTGAACAACCCCTGGCCGCTCGCGGTGCAAGCCGTCGTGTTCGCGATCTCGGTCGCGTTCGGCGTCAGCGCGTCGCCGTACGGGTTGCTGTTCAAGCGGCTGGTCCGGCCCCGGCTGGGCCCGCCGAAGGAGCTGGAGGACGCGGCCCCGCCGCGGTTCGCCCAGCTGGTCGGCCTGGTCTTCGCGGTCGTCGGTCTGGCCGGGTACCTGACCGGCCTGACCGTGCTGGGAGTGGTCGCCACCGGATTCGCCCTGGTCGCCGCGTTCGTGAACGCGGCCGTCGGGCTCTGCCTCGGCTGCGAGGCCTATCTGCTGATCCACCGCATTCGTACGCCAACCACCGCTACCAACTGA
- a CDS encoding sulfurtransferase — MSRESALVSADWVEEHKTDAGVVLIEVDEDVSAYDAGHIAGAIKIDWQDDLQDPVRRDFVSKEQFEALLSDRGVKNDDTVVLYGGNNNWFAAYAYWYFKLYGHGDVRLLDGGRKRWELDSRELTDEVVKREATEYSAQPQNLEIRAFRDEVKDAIGVKNLVDVRSPDEYAGRLLAPAHLPQEQAQRAGHIPTAASIPWSKAANDDGTFRADDELKTLYADAGVDFGKDTIAYCRIGERSAHTWFVLHEILGQANVKNYDGSWTEWGSLVGVPVALGDEPGKA; from the coding sequence ATGAGCAGGGAATCCGCGCTCGTCTCGGCCGACTGGGTCGAGGAGCACAAGACCGACGCCGGCGTCGTCCTCATCGAGGTCGACGAGGACGTCTCGGCGTACGACGCCGGCCACATCGCCGGCGCGATCAAGATCGACTGGCAGGACGACCTGCAGGACCCGGTCCGGCGCGACTTCGTCAGCAAGGAGCAGTTCGAGGCGCTGCTGTCCGACCGCGGCGTGAAGAACGACGACACGGTCGTGCTGTACGGCGGCAACAACAACTGGTTCGCGGCGTACGCGTACTGGTACTTCAAGCTCTACGGCCACGGTGACGTCCGCCTGCTCGACGGCGGCCGCAAGCGCTGGGAGCTGGACAGCCGCGAGCTGACCGACGAGGTCGTCAAGCGCGAGGCCACCGAGTACTCCGCGCAGCCGCAGAACCTGGAGATCCGCGCCTTCCGTGACGAGGTCAAGGACGCCATCGGCGTGAAGAACCTGGTCGACGTGCGCAGCCCCGACGAGTACGCCGGCCGGCTGCTCGCCCCGGCCCACCTGCCGCAGGAGCAGGCGCAGCGGGCGGGTCACATCCCGACCGCGGCCAGCATCCCGTGGAGCAAGGCGGCCAACGACGACGGCACCTTCCGCGCCGACGACGAGCTGAAGACCCTGTACGCCGACGCCGGTGTCGACTTCGGCAAGGACACCATCGCGTACTGCCGGATCGGCGAGCGCTCGGCGCACACCTGGTTCGTGCTGCACGAGATCCTCGGCCAGGCGAACGTGAAGAACTACGACGGATCCTGGACCGAGTGGGGCTCGCTGGTCGGCGTACCCGTTGCCCTCGGCGACGAGCCCGGAAAGGCCTGA
- a CDS encoding DUF1416 domain-containing protein, translating to MCGAKKGGLDLKGVDVDKEAVIQGQVLRGEEPVGGAYVRLLDSTGEFTAEVPTSATGHFRFFAAPGSWTLRTLAPKADPVDRQVVAQYGEVAEVAVTV from the coding sequence ATGTGCGGAGCGAAGAAGGGCGGCCTCGACCTCAAGGGTGTCGACGTCGACAAGGAGGCCGTGATCCAGGGCCAGGTGCTGCGCGGCGAGGAGCCGGTCGGCGGCGCGTACGTGCGGCTGCTGGACTCCACTGGTGAGTTCACGGCCGAGGTGCCGACCTCGGCGACCGGGCACTTCCGGTTCTTCGCGGCGCCGGGCAGCTGGACGCTGCGCACGCTGGCCCCGAAGGCCGACCCGGTCGACCGTCAGGTGGTCGCGCAGTACGGCGAGGTTGCGGAAGTGGCCGTCACCGTCTGA